One Streptomyces sp. ML-6 DNA segment encodes these proteins:
- a CDS encoding thioesterase II family protein: protein MTGIPGDSTWFRNYRPAPDAPVRMVCLPHAGGSASFYFPVARELSPQVEVLAVQYPGRQDRRAEPAATDLESLADRIAEALGPWADRPYALFGHSMGAVVGFEVARRMEAAGNGPVELFVSGRSAPSLDRADAWYPDTDEEVVAEIRKLDGTGGALLDDEETLRMILPALRADYRAVRGYRYRPGPALDCPVTAFTGDRDPKASIENVQAWVNHTRSGFGLRVLPGGHFFLVDEQEEVLRTVRERLARTPVAA, encoded by the coding sequence ATGACGGGAATCCCCGGCGACAGCACCTGGTTCAGGAACTACCGGCCCGCCCCCGACGCCCCCGTGCGCATGGTCTGCCTGCCGCACGCCGGCGGTTCGGCCAGCTTCTACTTCCCGGTGGCGCGGGAGCTCTCGCCCCAGGTGGAGGTCCTGGCCGTCCAGTACCCCGGCCGGCAGGACCGCCGCGCCGAGCCGGCCGCCACCGACCTGGAGTCGCTCGCCGACCGGATCGCCGAGGCGCTGGGGCCGTGGGCGGACCGGCCGTACGCGCTGTTCGGGCACAGCATGGGCGCCGTCGTCGGCTTCGAGGTGGCCCGCCGGATGGAGGCCGCGGGCAACGGCCCCGTCGAACTGTTCGTCTCCGGCCGCAGCGCCCCCTCCCTGGACCGCGCGGACGCGTGGTACCCGGACACCGACGAGGAGGTCGTCGCCGAGATCCGGAAGCTGGACGGGACGGGGGGCGCGCTGCTCGACGACGAGGAGACGCTGCGCATGATCCTGCCCGCGTTGCGCGCCGACTACCGGGCGGTGCGCGGCTACCGCTACCGTCCGGGTCCGGCCCTGGACTGCCCCGTCACCGCGTTCACCGGCGACCGGGACCCCAAGGCGAGCATCGAGAACGTGCAGGCATGGGTGAACCACACCCGTTCGGGCTTCGGCCTGCGGGTGCTGCCCGGTGGGCACTTCTTCCTCGTCGACGAACAGGAAGAGGTGCTCCGCACGGTCCGGGAGCGGCTGGCCCGGACCCCGGTGGCGGCATGA
- a CDS encoding beta-ketoacyl-ACP synthase 3 produces the protein MTVYSPAPGGTGILGTGSYLPERVVTNETVAARAGVTAEWIERKTGIRERRYAADHEAASDLAAEAAVRALADAGAGPEDLAWIVVATSTPDHPQPATAAFVQHRIGARRAAAFDVNAVCAGFIAALHTCSRLLSGPGTDGRQRLGLVVGSEVYSRIIDPGDRRTAPLFGDGAGAVVLGPVSGERGLLGTGMRTDGHLHDLIGVTAGGSRKPASEKTVARGDHFFRMRGRDVRAFVERELPDAVAGTLDAFRFTAAEVDHFVPHQANGEMLRSVAAGLGLTSARVHLPVERHGNTGAASIPLALDHARRTDGPVDDLVLLAGFGGGMTLGTTLLRWGR, from the coding sequence ATGACCGTGTACTCGCCCGCCCCGGGCGGCACCGGCATCCTCGGCACCGGCTCGTACCTGCCCGAACGGGTCGTCACCAACGAGACGGTCGCCGCCCGGGCCGGGGTCACCGCCGAATGGATCGAGCGCAAGACCGGCATCCGCGAGCGGCGCTACGCCGCGGACCACGAGGCCGCGTCGGACCTCGCGGCCGAGGCCGCCGTACGGGCCCTGGCCGATGCCGGGGCCGGGCCGGAGGACCTCGCCTGGATCGTCGTCGCCACCTCCACCCCCGACCATCCGCAACCGGCCACGGCCGCGTTCGTGCAGCACCGGATCGGGGCGCGCCGGGCGGCGGCCTTCGATGTGAACGCGGTGTGCGCCGGATTCATCGCCGCGCTGCACACCTGTTCCCGACTGCTGTCCGGGCCCGGGACCGACGGGCGGCAGCGCCTGGGGCTCGTCGTCGGCAGCGAGGTCTACTCGCGCATCATCGACCCCGGGGACCGCAGGACCGCACCGCTGTTCGGGGACGGGGCGGGCGCCGTGGTGCTCGGTCCGGTGTCCGGGGAGCGCGGTCTCCTGGGCACGGGCATGCGCACCGACGGCCATCTGCACGACTTGATCGGCGTCACCGCGGGCGGCAGCAGGAAACCCGCGTCGGAGAAGACCGTCGCCCGCGGCGACCACTTCTTCCGGATGCGGGGGAGAGACGTACGGGCCTTCGTGGAACGGGAGTTGCCGGACGCCGTCGCGGGCACCCTCGACGCCTTCCGGTTCACGGCCGCCGAGGTCGACCACTTCGTACCGCACCAGGCCAACGGCGAGATGCTGCGGAGCGTGGCCGCCGGACTCGGGCTGACCTCGGCACGGGTCCACCTCCCGGTGGAACGGCACGGGAACACCGGGGCCGCCTCGATCCCGCTGGCCCTCGACCATGCCCGCCGCACGGACGGGCCGGTCGACGACCTGGTGCTGCTGGCGGGATTCGGCGGCGGAATGACCCTCGGAACCACCCTGCTGCGCTGGGGCCGTTAG
- a CDS encoding transposase: MPGERAFATKGDLAKDMIRRALGSLLPVARVTADSAYGQDQRLRRMLEEVGVGCVLAVPKSQHIHAAGRIDFAFSRAPDDAWERQSCGAGAKGPRVYDWAAARLPPIDDFDGPEPTHGRWVPARRSLARPDEIAYCLAYAPTGTTVAELVRVAGTRWAIEEAFQAAKNECGLDQYEVRRYPGWYRHITLAMLAHAFLAAMAAAAAQKGAAETVPARWSRSPWQKYGGSWQRGAPQ; this comes from the coding sequence ATTCCCGGGGAGCGTGCCTTCGCGACCAAGGGCGATCTCGCGAAGGACATGATCAGACGAGCCCTGGGCTCCCTGCTGCCTGTCGCCCGGGTAACCGCCGACTCTGCCTACGGCCAGGACCAGAGGCTGCGCCGCATGCTCGAAGAGGTCGGGGTCGGCTGTGTTCTGGCCGTGCCGAAGTCCCAGCACATTCACGCGGCGGGCCGCATCGACTTCGCCTTCTCCCGAGCCCCGGATGACGCCTGGGAGCGTCAGTCGTGCGGGGCCGGAGCGAAGGGACCACGCGTCTACGACTGGGCCGCCGCGAGGCTCCCGCCGATCGACGACTTCGACGGTCCTGAGCCCACCCACGGCCGGTGGGTGCCGGCCCGTCGCAGTCTGGCCCGCCCGGACGAGATCGCCTACTGCCTCGCCTACGCACCAACCGGCACCACCGTCGCCGAACTGGTGCGGGTCGCCGGGACGCGGTGGGCGATCGAGGAAGCCTTCCAAGCGGCGAAGAACGAGTGCGGCCTGGACCAGTACGAGGTACGCCGGTATCCGGGCTGGTACCGGCACATCACCCTGGCCATGCTCGCCCATGCCTTCCTCGCCGCCATGGCCGCCGCGGCAGCGCAAAAGGGGGCAGCAGAAACGGTTCCGGCGCGCTGGTCCCGCTCACCGTGGCAGAAATACGGCGGCTCCTGGCAGCGGGGCGCCCCGCAATGA
- a CDS encoding NAD(P)-binding domain-containing protein has product MNNTTAAPVTVIGLGLMGQALAGAFLKAGHPTTVWNRTAAKADRLVAGGAQLAPTIGAALKASPLTVICLTDYTAVHELLGADDVVPAGTTLVNLTSGDSARARETARWADRIGARYLDGAIMAVPPTIGTAEAVVLHSGPQEDFETHRSTLEALGTVTHLGADHGLAALYDVAGLAMMWSILNAWLQGTALLRTAGVDAATYAPFAQRIAAGVAEWLPGYAEQIDNGSFPAEVSALETDARAMEHLIEESRAVGVNAELPELFKAMADRAIAAGHGGEQYPVLIEEFDKPHDDD; this is encoded by the coding sequence ATGAACAACACAACCGCTGCGCCCGTGACCGTCATCGGGCTCGGGCTGATGGGTCAGGCGCTCGCCGGCGCGTTCCTGAAAGCCGGCCACCCCACCACCGTGTGGAACCGTACGGCCGCCAAGGCCGACCGACTGGTCGCCGGAGGCGCACAGTTGGCACCTACCATCGGTGCCGCGCTCAAGGCTTCCCCCTTGACGGTCATCTGCCTCACCGACTACACGGCCGTGCACGAACTGCTCGGCGCGGACGATGTCGTGCCGGCCGGTACGACGCTGGTCAACCTGACCTCCGGCGACTCGGCCCGGGCCCGGGAGACGGCCCGATGGGCCGACCGGATCGGCGCCCGCTACCTGGACGGCGCCATCATGGCCGTCCCACCAACGATCGGTACCGCCGAGGCGGTGGTCCTGCACAGCGGGCCGCAGGAGGACTTCGAGACGCACCGGTCGACGCTCGAAGCACTCGGCACCGTCACCCACCTCGGTGCGGACCACGGCCTGGCGGCCCTGTACGACGTGGCGGGGCTGGCCATGATGTGGAGCATCCTGAACGCCTGGCTCCAGGGCACCGCCCTGCTCCGTACGGCCGGTGTCGACGCCGCGACGTACGCGCCGTTCGCCCAGCGGATCGCCGCCGGTGTGGCCGAATGGCTGCCCGGCTATGCCGAGCAGATCGACAACGGCTCCTTCCCCGCCGAGGTGTCGGCCCTGGAGACCGACGCACGGGCGATGGAGCACCTGATCGAGGAGAGCAGGGCGGTGGGCGTCAACGCCGAACTGCCCGAGTTGTTCAAGGCGATGGCCGACCGGGCGATCGCCGCGGGGCACGGCGGGGAGCAGTATCCCGTGCTGATCGAGGAGTTCGACAAACCCCACGACGACGACTGA
- a CDS encoding MerR family transcriptional regulator, whose translation MRIGELSRRTGVNAHQLRYYEAQSLLEADRGANGYREYDESAVLRVKQIRHLLGAGLSSEDIAYLLPCAVGEAPELAGCPELLAAMRSRLRQLDDRMGSLARSRDALAGYIDAAERMGGENYPPFDHVDPEPVPV comes from the coding sequence ATGAGGATCGGTGAACTGAGTCGCCGAACGGGCGTCAACGCCCATCAGCTGCGCTACTACGAAGCCCAGAGCCTGCTGGAGGCGGACCGGGGCGCGAACGGATACCGGGAGTACGACGAGAGCGCCGTGTTGCGGGTGAAGCAGATCCGGCACCTGCTCGGCGCTGGTCTGTCCTCCGAGGACATCGCGTACCTGCTGCCCTGCGCGGTCGGGGAGGCTCCGGAGCTGGCCGGGTGTCCCGAACTGCTGGCCGCGATGCGGTCACGGCTGCGGCAGCTGGATGACCGGATGGGAAGCCTCGCCCGGTCCCGTGACGCCCTTGCCGGCTACATCGACGCGGCCGAGCGCATGGGTGGCGAGAACTATCCCCCCTTCGACCATGTCGACCCGGAGCCCGTTCCCGTCTGA
- a CDS encoding serine/threonine-protein kinase → MSTGGGALGAPGSRIGSYTIERKLGEGGMGSVYLARSRGGRAVAVKVARSELAADPVFRERFLAEVAAARAVGGFHTAPVVDADPDAPTPWLATAYVPGPTLAEFLRMQGPMDERALRALGAGLAEALEAIHRCGLVHRDLKPGNIIMAEDGPRVLDFGIARAVESTRLTATGHAFGTPGFLAPEQATGDEVTGAADVFALGAVLVAAAGGSPFGEGTPMGMMYRTVHEPANLDAVPGGVRHVAAACLAKEPERRPTTDQLLDWFEAPAEPTEGGQEPGPDPRRLLASDPTPPPAPARIPNPAPGPAPTPHPLPTPTPGQAPVAQAVPYVPTWLDIPPKPAHVPHVPTPPVPAPHTSSPSEEEVVFIAADSDSSILVDADGVMFTLYRSGAPDRGAKDDDPEQPDVEAEFAWSEIANATGRTVRRTRLLVTLALHDGSSYSCEINARRAAHLHTWHQGLAGALRRYLRP, encoded by the coding sequence GTGAGTACAGGGGGCGGGGCGCTCGGTGCGCCCGGCAGTCGTATCGGCTCGTACACCATCGAACGCAAGCTGGGCGAGGGCGGGATGGGGAGTGTGTATCTCGCCCGGTCCCGCGGCGGGCGGGCCGTCGCCGTGAAGGTGGCCAGGTCCGAGCTGGCCGCCGATCCCGTCTTCCGCGAGCGGTTCCTCGCCGAGGTCGCCGCGGCGCGTGCCGTCGGCGGCTTCCACACCGCGCCCGTCGTCGACGCCGATCCGGACGCCCCGACGCCCTGGCTCGCCACCGCGTACGTCCCCGGGCCCACGCTCGCGGAGTTCCTCCGGATGCAGGGCCCCATGGACGAAAGGGCGTTGCGGGCGCTCGGTGCCGGCCTGGCCGAGGCGCTGGAGGCCATCCACCGGTGCGGGCTCGTCCACCGCGACCTGAAGCCCGGCAACATCATCATGGCCGAAGACGGTCCCCGGGTGCTCGACTTCGGCATCGCGCGGGCGGTCGAGTCCACCCGGCTGACGGCCACGGGTCACGCCTTCGGCACACCGGGTTTCCTCGCCCCCGAGCAGGCGACGGGCGACGAAGTCACCGGTGCGGCGGATGTGTTCGCGCTCGGGGCGGTCCTTGTCGCGGCGGCGGGCGGCAGCCCGTTCGGCGAGGGAACGCCCATGGGGATGATGTATCGCACGGTGCACGAACCCGCGAACCTCGATGCCGTGCCCGGCGGGGTACGGCATGTGGCGGCGGCCTGCCTGGCGAAGGAGCCGGAGCGGCGCCCGACGACCGACCAACTCCTGGACTGGTTCGAGGCACCTGCGGAACCGACGGAGGGAGGCCAGGAGCCCGGCCCCGACCCGCGCCGGCTGCTGGCATCGGACCCGACACCCCCGCCGGCTCCCGCCCGGATTCCGAATCCGGCTCCGGGTCCGGCTCCCACTCCCCACCCGCTGCCGACCCCGACTCCGGGTCAGGCTCCGGTGGCGCAGGCCGTCCCGTACGTACCGACGTGGTTGGACATTCCGCCGAAGCCCGCCCACGTCCCGCACGTCCCCACACCGCCCGTCCCCGCCCCGCACACCTCCTCCCCCTCCGAGGAGGAGGTGGTGTTCATCGCCGCGGATTCCGACTCCAGCATCCTGGTGGACGCCGACGGCGTGATGTTCACCCTGTACCGGAGCGGCGCCCCAGACCGGGGCGCGAAGGACGATGACCCCGAACAGCCGGACGTGGAGGCCGAGTTCGCCTGGTCCGAGATCGCCAATGCCACCGGCCGTACCGTCCGCCGCACCCGGCTGCTCGTCACCCTCGCACTGCACGACGGTTCGTCGTACTCCTGCGAGATCAACGCCCGCCGCGCCGCCCACCTCCACACCTGGCACCAGGGCCTGGCCGGTGCCCTGCGGCGGTACCTGCGCCCTTGA
- a CDS encoding alpha/beta fold hydrolase — MELRLFVFHHAGGSHLLYRDWPGRFPAGWEVRLVDAPGHGLLADQPAIGDAHRLVDHFLTELDAELTGPYALFGHSMGGLVAYELTRRILAEGRTPPVWLGLSARGTPRPEGDGTRRYLLDDAGLRRELAAMGGTPAVVLEDQEMWELFGPVIRGDLRLVETWRPAPDQVPLPVPLSVFGGTGDTVAPPARLSGWAERAEHFLGLHLFEGGHFYFQPDPAALTWRITEEARRALALAASAPEMP, encoded by the coding sequence ATGGAACTACGCCTGTTCGTGTTCCACCACGCGGGTGGTTCCCATCTGCTCTACCGCGACTGGCCCGGCCGTTTCCCGGCCGGCTGGGAGGTACGGCTCGTCGACGCCCCCGGGCACGGTCTGTTGGCGGACCAGCCCGCCATCGGGGACGCCCATCGGCTCGTGGACCACTTCCTCACCGAACTGGATGCCGAACTCACCGGCCCCTATGCCCTGTTCGGTCACAGCATGGGCGGTCTCGTCGCCTACGAACTCACCCGCAGGATCCTCGCCGAGGGCCGTACCCCGCCGGTCTGGCTGGGGCTGTCGGCGCGCGGCACGCCGCGTCCCGAAGGTGACGGAACCCGTCGGTACCTGCTCGACGATGCCGGGCTGCGCCGGGAGCTGGCCGCGATGGGCGGCACGCCCGCCGTGGTCCTGGAGGACCAGGAGATGTGGGAGTTGTTCGGGCCGGTCATCCGGGGTGACCTGCGGCTGGTGGAGACCTGGCGGCCCGCTCCCGACCAGGTGCCCCTGCCCGTGCCGCTGTCCGTCTTCGGCGGCACCGGCGACACGGTGGCGCCGCCCGCCCGGCTGTCCGGCTGGGCGGAGCGGGCGGAGCACTTCCTCGGCCTGCACCTGTTCGAGGGCGGGCACTTCTACTTCCAGCCCGATCCCGCCGCGCTGACCTGGCGGATCACCGAGGAAGCCCGGCGTGCGCTCGCCCTCGCCGCGTCCGCCCCCGAGATGCCGTGA